Proteins from a single region of Sediminitomix flava:
- a CDS encoding TonB-dependent receptor has protein sequence MKRQLKLYASILLVLIIFPMLGFSQSTGSINGKITDSEGNVLSYAIVSIESSKYATTSDINGNYSIGGIPEGKHILQVAYLGYNDSQKEIEVIAGKNTKTNFILDENAIELEGAIVYGAATRGQAKAFNEQKNSLSVKNVVSSEVFSTMPDRNGAESLQRIPGISIDRNRGEGQNIQIRGMASEYNQVQMNGTPLPGGEGDRGAALDFLAADLMESIEVRKTLTPDMDGGAIGGAVNFTLKDAPEVFTVKALISGGKNFHIDPFNDGWGLGQQNHNIYLGNRFFNNKLGVMVNASYYETNRGTVLNEYTINDEDQLTRKRWNDYDVRRVRAGVNTGLDYRFNDNHVIRATYNYNHFNDDRRRGRTNFNFKYDDLGDVSDFSEDRETQSRAKYTKMDMYGIGGENKFNNGLELDYKFTHIRTRVQEPDGTQYYFSRDLSPDVLAGRDIWALSGEDALDPSNKLIADKPARTDLKENMEIDNSFVLNAALPFNFLNQRSTLKAGYKYWSKTKDNEASRFSHAILDPNLSLAPGQFYRRDMRFTDAEFGQYYDVNGSETYSVRNQNYHANETINAAYLMSDLNWTSKFTTLVGVRVEHTTNSYSVNEYEDDNGSYIRTLNDKSSYINVLPSINAVYRIDDKNSIKAAATKGISRPSFTSLIPREVIDDENLSMSISNPDLKPVNSTNFDLIFERYTSNMGYFTAGAFAKFLDNQIVSTQIYEEREDGIWTITKPMNGGDSHLYGFEVAYNHSFKNLDLPFVKWMNIMANYTFTMSRQTVDILAEEAGNGFEKGEVIDNRTVVMGNSPRDIANLILTYDNPKNGLMVSLAGNYRGPLLISTDPYGNEMRDIYFSQQFHLDLSASYQFSKHYTVFTQMNNLTNQMEKEMYGHPYESSILHQTEQYGPTFTMGLRAEF, from the coding sequence ATGAAACGTCAACTAAAACTTTATGCTTCAATACTCCTTGTATTGATTATTTTTCCTATGCTTGGGTTTTCCCAAAGTACAGGATCAATAAATGGAAAAATCACAGATAGCGAAGGCAATGTTTTGTCTTATGCAATTGTGAGTATTGAGTCATCAAAGTATGCAACAACTTCAGATATAAATGGAAATTATTCGATTGGTGGTATTCCCGAAGGAAAACACATCTTACAAGTGGCTTACTTAGGCTATAACGACAGCCAAAAAGAGATCGAAGTAATTGCAGGAAAAAATACTAAAACGAACTTCATTCTTGATGAAAATGCAATTGAACTTGAAGGAGCAATTGTGTACGGTGCCGCTACACGTGGACAAGCAAAAGCATTTAATGAGCAAAAAAACTCACTCAGTGTAAAAAATGTCGTTTCATCAGAAGTATTTTCAACCATGCCTGACCGAAATGGAGCTGAATCCTTACAACGTATTCCTGGTATTTCCATTGACCGTAATCGTGGAGAAGGACAAAACATTCAAATTCGTGGAATGGCTTCAGAATACAACCAAGTACAAATGAATGGTACTCCACTTCCTGGTGGCGAAGGAGACCGTGGTGCAGCACTAGATTTCCTAGCCGCTGATCTAATGGAGTCTATTGAAGTCAGAAAAACACTAACACCTGATATGGATGGTGGAGCGATTGGTGGTGCAGTAAACTTCACGCTTAAAGATGCACCAGAAGTATTCACTGTGAAAGCTTTAATATCTGGCGGTAAGAACTTTCATATCGACCCATTCAATGATGGTTGGGGATTAGGACAGCAGAACCACAATATTTATTTGGGAAATCGATTCTTCAATAACAAGCTAGGTGTAATGGTAAATGCGAGTTACTACGAAACAAACCGTGGTACAGTATTGAACGAATACACCATTAACGATGAAGATCAATTAACACGTAAACGTTGGAATGATTATGATGTAAGAAGAGTAAGAGCGGGTGTAAATACAGGATTAGATTACAGATTCAACGATAATCATGTCATCAGAGCTACTTATAATTATAATCATTTTAATGATGACAGACGTAGAGGTCGTACAAACTTTAATTTCAAATATGATGACCTTGGAGATGTTTCTGACTTCTCTGAAGATCGAGAGACACAATCTCGTGCAAAATATACCAAAATGGATATGTACGGAATTGGAGGTGAAAACAAATTCAATAATGGTTTAGAACTAGATTATAAATTCACTCATATCCGTACTCGTGTACAGGAGCCTGATGGAACACAATATTATTTTTCAAGAGATTTAAGTCCTGATGTATTAGCAGGAAGAGATATTTGGGCATTAAGCGGTGAAGATGCTCTTGACCCTAGCAACAAATTGATAGCTGATAAACCTGCTAGAACAGACTTGAAAGAAAATATGGAAATTGACAATTCATTTGTATTAAATGCGGCTTTACCTTTCAATTTCTTGAACCAAAGATCTACCCTTAAAGCAGGTTATAAATATTGGAGTAAAACAAAAGATAACGAAGCTTCAAGATTCTCACACGCAATCTTAGACCCCAACCTTTCTTTAGCCCCAGGTCAGTTTTACAGAAGAGATATGAGATTTACTGATGCTGAATTCGGGCAATATTATGATGTGAATGGCTCAGAAACATATTCGGTAAGAAATCAGAATTACCATGCTAATGAAACCATCAATGCTGCTTATTTGATGTCTGACTTAAACTGGACTTCCAAGTTTACAACCTTAGTCGGTGTTCGTGTAGAACACACTACAAACAGTTATTCTGTAAATGAATATGAGGATGACAATGGAAGTTATATTAGAACTTTGAACGACAAATCATCTTACATAAACGTTCTACCATCCATCAATGCTGTTTACAGAATAGATGATAAAAACAGCATTAAAGCCGCGGCAACAAAAGGTATTTCTCGCCCTTCATTTACCTCACTAATTCCAAGGGAAGTAATTGACGATGAAAACTTATCGATGAGTATTTCAAACCCAGACTTAAAGCCTGTAAATTCAACAAACTTCGATTTGATCTTTGAGCGTTACACTTCAAACATGGGCTATTTTACAGCTGGTGCATTTGCGAAGTTCTTGGATAATCAAATTGTAAGTACTCAAATTTATGAGGAAAGAGAAGATGGAATCTGGACAATCACAAAACCAATGAACGGAGGTGATTCTCACTTATACGGATTTGAGGTTGCCTACAATCACAGCTTCAAAAACTTAGATCTACCATTTGTCAAGTGGATGAACATCATGGCCAACTACACTTTCACTATGTCTCGTCAGACGGTTGATATTTTGGCTGAAGAAGCTGGCAATGGCTTTGAAAAAGGGGAAGTAATTGACAATCGTACAGTGGTAATGGGAAATAGTCCAAGAGATATAGCCAATTTGATTCTTACCTATGACAACCCTAAAAATGGTTTGATGGTATCATTGGCGGGTAACTACAGAGGCCCATTATTAATCTCGACGGATCCTTATGGAAATGAAATGAGAGATATTTATTTCAGTCAACAATTCCATTTAGACCTTTCTGCAAGCTATCAATTCAGTAAGCATTACACCGTATTCACTCAGATGAATAACTTGACAAACCAAATGGAAAAAGAGATGTATGGTCATCCGTATGAAAGCTCAATTCTTCATCAGACTGAACAGTACGGACCAACTTTTACAATGGGTTTAAGAGCTGAATTCTAA
- a CDS encoding M13 family metallopeptidase, producing the protein MKFYLKPILASVILGGAISCTAPQTEVKTDAPALDLSNMDTTVAPQENFFQYVNGSWIEKTEIPADRGRWGSFDGLRDRNEEILIKVLKDAISSNKLKAGSDEQKAADFYASGMDTVAIEEAGLEPLIPYLEQVEGIKNLSDLQNLIAEFHTIGNAVFFGVGVYQDLKKSDEMAFYIGQAGLGLPNKDYYTKDDDKSEEIRKKYRKYIQDVFVMLGKNETEATALAAKVWDIEMALADQSWNPVELRDYERQYNPMSIQEVQALTPSFNWTSYLNDIGAQPEKAIVSQVNFVTALENVFSNTSIEDLKAYMYFHIADNGRNSLNTKFSELGFDFYGKTLRGLEAMSPRWKRILRSTNGSAGFALGKLYVQEAFPAEAKERANTMVSEIKEAFKNRIENLEWMTDETKAQALRKLAAFNVKIGYPDKWETYEDLDVSGDYIYYKNVVNSNKFGFKKNMNELGKPVDATKWGMTPQTVNAYYHPLYNEIVFPAAILQPPFFNFKADDAVNFGGIGAVIGHEITHGFDDNGSRFDAEGNMKMWWTDADRQSFDERAQVVVEQFNGYEPIKGLNVNGKLTLGENIADLGGLSVAYDALQAYYAKNGRPEDIDGFTAEQRFFMSWATIWRTKSREAALRQQIMTDTHSPGEYRANGPLTNMDVFYKAFDVKDGDAMKRPSRLKASIW; encoded by the coding sequence ATGAAATTTTACTTAAAACCAATTCTAGCCAGTGTCATCTTAGGCGGAGCAATTTCTTGTACTGCTCCTCAAACAGAGGTGAAAACAGATGCTCCCGCATTAGACTTATCTAATATGGACACTACTGTTGCTCCTCAAGAAAACTTTTTCCAATATGTAAACGGAAGTTGGATTGAGAAAACAGAAATTCCAGCAGACAGAGGTCGTTGGGGTAGCTTTGATGGTCTTCGCGACCGCAATGAAGAAATCCTTATCAAGGTCTTGAAAGATGCTATTTCTAGCAATAAACTTAAAGCAGGTAGCGACGAGCAAAAAGCTGCTGATTTCTATGCTTCAGGTATGGATACTGTTGCTATTGAGGAAGCAGGACTTGAACCTTTAATTCCATATTTAGAACAAGTAGAAGGAATCAAGAATTTATCAGACCTTCAAAACTTGATTGCTGAATTCCATACGATTGGAAATGCAGTTTTCTTTGGGGTTGGTGTTTACCAAGACTTGAAGAAAAGTGATGAAATGGCTTTCTACATCGGACAAGCAGGACTTGGACTTCCGAATAAAGATTATTACACGAAGGATGATGATAAATCTGAAGAAATTCGTAAAAAATACCGCAAGTACATCCAAGATGTATTTGTAATGCTCGGGAAGAACGAAACGGAAGCTACTGCCCTTGCGGCTAAAGTTTGGGACATTGAAATGGCACTTGCTGATCAATCATGGAATCCTGTAGAGTTGAGAGACTATGAACGTCAGTACAACCCTATGAGCATTCAAGAAGTACAAGCCTTGACGCCATCTTTCAACTGGACAAGCTACTTGAATGACATTGGTGCACAACCAGAGAAAGCGATTGTAAGCCAAGTTAACTTTGTTACAGCATTGGAAAATGTATTCTCAAATACTTCAATTGAAGATTTGAAAGCATATATGTACTTCCATATTGCAGACAACGGACGTAACTCTCTAAATACGAAGTTCTCAGAACTAGGATTTGATTTCTACGGAAAGACACTAAGAGGTCTTGAAGCAATGAGCCCTCGTTGGAAACGTATTTTGAGATCAACAAACGGTTCAGCAGGTTTTGCATTGGGTAAGCTTTATGTACAAGAAGCCTTCCCTGCCGAAGCTAAAGAGCGTGCAAATACAATGGTTTCTGAAATTAAAGAAGCTTTCAAGAATCGTATCGAGAACCTAGAATGGATGACTGATGAAACAAAAGCGCAAGCATTGAGAAAACTTGCTGCTTTCAATGTAAAAATCGGTTACCCTGACAAATGGGAAACTTATGAAGACCTTGATGTTTCTGGAGATTATATTTACTATAAGAATGTAGTAAACTCAAACAAGTTCGGCTTCAAGAAAAACATGAACGAGCTTGGTAAACCTGTTGATGCTACAAAATGGGGAATGACTCCTCAAACAGTAAATGCATACTATCACCCACTTTACAATGAGATCGTATTCCCTGCAGCAATTCTTCAACCTCCTTTCTTCAACTTCAAGGCAGATGATGCTGTAAACTTTGGTGGTATTGGAGCTGTAATCGGTCACGAAATCACTCATGGTTTTGATGATAATGGCTCTCGTTTTGACGCTGAAGGTAACATGAAAATGTGGTGGACTGATGCAGACCGTCAATCATTTGATGAAAGAGCACAAGTTGTAGTTGAGCAATTCAACGGTTACGAGCCTATCAAAGGATTAAATGTAAATGGTAAACTAACTCTTGGCGAGAACATCGCTGACTTAGGTGGTTTGTCAGTAGCATATGATGCTTTACAAGCTTACTACGCTAAAAATGGTAGACCTGAAGATATCGATGGTTTCACTGCAGAACAAAGATTCTTTATGTCATGGGCTACAATCTGGAGAACAAAGAGCCGTGAAGCTGCTTTGCGTCAACAAATCATGACAGATACACACTCTCCTGGTGAGTACCGTGCAAACGGACCTCTTACAAACATGGATGTTTTTTACAAAGCATTTGATGTGAAAGATGGAGATGCTATGAAGAGACCTTCAAGATTGAAAGCTTCAATCTGGTAA
- a CDS encoding bifunctional heptose 7-phosphate kinase/heptose 1-phosphate adenyltransferase yields MTVSEYFEAFNQLNVLIVGDVMIDSYLWGKVSRISPEAPVPVVNAEKRENRLGGAANVARNIKALGANPILCAIVGEDEDGRILSQLLEEDGMSSEGIIQSADRITTVKHRILAGSQQMLRLDQEMSHQISDGESESLIAQLKKIVASKKIDIIIFEDYDKGVLHENLIQEIIAFAKEENIPTTVDPKKRNFLSYGGATLFKPNLKELMEGLNYQPTSDVLADVKSATKALKNEMNVDSAMITLSEHGVYITDFENEYHIPAHRREIADVSGAGDTVISIASACLALGMSVDKVAEIANLGGGLVCEHLGVVPIEKDRLEEEATKILG; encoded by the coding sequence ATGACAGTTAGCGAATATTTTGAAGCCTTCAATCAGTTGAATGTCTTGATCGTAGGTGATGTAATGATCGATTCATATTTGTGGGGAAAGGTAAGTAGAATTTCACCTGAAGCACCTGTGCCTGTTGTAAATGCAGAAAAAAGGGAAAATAGACTTGGAGGAGCCGCTAATGTTGCTAGGAACATTAAAGCACTTGGAGCAAACCCTATTCTTTGTGCTATAGTAGGTGAAGATGAGGATGGACGTATCTTAAGTCAATTGTTGGAGGAAGATGGTATGAGTTCTGAAGGCATTATTCAGAGTGCTGACAGAATTACAACTGTTAAACATAGAATTTTGGCGGGCTCTCAGCAGATGCTAAGGCTTGATCAAGAGATGAGTCATCAGATTTCCGATGGAGAATCAGAGAGCTTAATTGCTCAACTTAAAAAAATTGTAGCTTCTAAAAAGATTGATATTATCATTTTTGAGGATTACGATAAAGGGGTTCTTCATGAAAATTTGATTCAAGAAATTATTGCTTTCGCTAAAGAAGAGAATATTCCTACTACTGTAGATCCAAAGAAAAGAAACTTTCTTTCTTATGGTGGAGCTACACTTTTTAAACCCAATTTGAAAGAGTTGATGGAGGGGTTAAATTATCAGCCTACTTCAGATGTTCTTGCAGATGTAAAATCGGCAACCAAAGCATTGAAGAATGAAATGAATGTGGATTCTGCAATGATTACTCTTTCAGAGCATGGAGTTTATATTACTGATTTTGAAAATGAATATCATATTCCTGCACATCGTAGAGAAATAGCAGATGTGTCTGGTGCTGGAGATACAGTAATCAGTATTGCATCGGCTTGTTTGGCACTAGGAATGTCAGTTGATAAAGTTGCTGAAATAGCTAACCTTGGAGGAGGTTTGGTTTGTGAACATTTAGGTGTTGTACCTATCGAGAAAGATCGATTAGAAGAAGAAGCAACAAAAATATTAGGTTAA
- a CDS encoding pyridoxal phosphate-dependent aminotransferase, giving the protein MNQGSTPQLADRLNVLAESATIAMAVKARELQAQGHDVIKLTLGEPDFKTPQFIQDAAVEAIQSGNHFKYTPVPGYPALREGIASKLKRDNGLDYKAENIVVSTGAKQSLINVLLSVVNKDDEVIVFTPYWVTYVEQVKLAEGVPVLVEGSLEKDFKVTPEQLRAAITPKTKAIMYSSPCNPTGSVYTKEELEALAEVLKDYPEIFVISDEIYEYINFGGEHASMAAIEGMKERTIIVNGFSKGHAMTGWRLGYIAAPLEVAKACNKIQGQVTSGTCAITQAAAITAVTGPLDETNKMKDAYLRRRDLVKSLLDEIDGIKTNLPQGAFYIFPDVSAFFGKSFGDTKIENSVDLTMYLLNEAHVSVVDGGSFGAPKCLRISFAASDEELKEACSRIKSALEKLA; this is encoded by the coding sequence ATGAATCAAGGATCAACACCACAATTAGCTGATCGTTTAAATGTATTGGCAGAATCTGCAACAATTGCAATGGCTGTAAAAGCTAGAGAACTTCAAGCACAAGGGCATGATGTTATCAAACTAACTTTAGGTGAGCCAGATTTTAAAACACCTCAATTTATTCAAGATGCCGCAGTTGAAGCTATCCAGTCAGGCAATCACTTTAAATATACTCCAGTACCAGGTTATCCTGCCCTTCGAGAAGGAATTGCAAGTAAATTAAAGAGAGATAATGGTCTGGACTACAAAGCGGAAAACATTGTAGTGTCAACAGGAGCTAAACAGTCACTTATTAATGTACTTTTGAGTGTTGTAAATAAAGATGATGAAGTTATCGTATTTACACCTTATTGGGTGACTTATGTAGAGCAAGTAAAACTTGCCGAAGGAGTACCTGTGCTTGTGGAAGGTAGTCTTGAAAAAGATTTCAAAGTGACTCCAGAGCAATTGAGAGCTGCTATTACACCTAAGACAAAGGCAATCATGTATTCTTCTCCTTGTAACCCTACTGGTTCGGTTTACACGAAGGAAGAATTAGAAGCTTTGGCTGAGGTACTGAAAGATTATCCAGAAATCTTTGTGATTTCAGATGAGATTTATGAATACATCAACTTTGGAGGAGAGCATGCTTCAATGGCAGCTATCGAGGGGATGAAAGAGAGAACGATCATTGTGAATGGCTTCTCAAAAGGTCATGCCATGACAGGGTGGAGACTAGGTTATATTGCTGCTCCTCTAGAAGTGGCTAAGGCATGTAATAAAATTCAAGGTCAAGTAACTTCTGGAACTTGTGCAATCACTCAAGCAGCAGCAATTACTGCAGTTACAGGACCATTGGATGAGACGAATAAAATGAAAGATGCTTATCTCAGAAGAAGAGATTTAGTGAAATCTTTATTGGATGAAATTGATGGTATTAAGACAAATTTACCACAAGGGGCATTCTATATTTTTCCAGATGTAAGTGCTTTCTTCGGAAAATCTTTTGGAGATACTAAAATTGAGAATTCTGTTGACCTTACCATGTATTTGTTGAATGAAGCTCATGTTTCAGTAGTAGATGGTGGTTCATTTGGTGCGCCAAAATGCCTAAGAATTTCTTTTGCTGCTTCTGATGAAGAGCTAAAAGAGGCTTGTAGTCGTATCAAATCGGCTTTAGAAAAACTTGCTTAA